A genomic region of Synechococcus sp. NOUM97013 contains the following coding sequences:
- a CDS encoding aspartate carbamoyltransferase, translating to MRFDPLGPDVYGRTQPQSLLTCIEEEAEPLLDLVDQHVVSIQSFRPQTLLQLFRLAAKYESNPERYITHNMPLQGKILINAFYEPSTRTRLSFDSAWHRLGGSSINITDRSTTGIAKGESLEDVAHMFNNYGDCVVLRDSDPGAVYAMSQTLRIPIINAGNGLDEHPTQAMADLFTIFKWRPSLAQLVVAADQRIRIGVIGVPSRMRTVRSLLRILAKFPQIVEEVVVIHSADADPEDTLFDAGQFEELQEAGLKLRCSADLRTELPHLDVTYINAIAWVGDSFEVHGSQFRLTKDLPYKDGSIVLHPLARGAELSTCMDETPQNWYFSQARGAVFLRMALLTCMVDRADRVMDVV from the coding sequence ATGCGGTTCGACCCTCTCGGCCCAGATGTCTATGGCCGTACGCAGCCTCAGTCGCTGCTGACCTGCATTGAGGAGGAGGCGGAACCGCTGCTCGATCTGGTGGATCAGCACGTGGTTTCGATCCAGTCGTTTCGTCCGCAAACGCTGCTGCAGTTGTTTCGGCTGGCGGCGAAGTACGAGAGCAATCCCGAGCGCTACATCACCCACAACATGCCGCTGCAGGGCAAGATTCTGATCAACGCCTTCTACGAGCCCAGCACGCGCACGCGCTTGTCATTCGACAGTGCCTGGCATCGGCTTGGTGGCAGCTCCATCAACATCACAGACCGCTCCACCACGGGGATTGCCAAAGGCGAATCGCTCGAGGATGTGGCGCACATGTTCAACAACTACGGCGACTGCGTGGTGCTGCGGGACAGCGATCCCGGCGCGGTTTATGCCATGTCGCAAACCCTGCGCATTCCGATCATCAATGCCGGGAATGGCCTGGATGAGCACCCCACGCAGGCAATGGCGGATCTATTCACGATTTTCAAGTGGCGTCCGAGCCTGGCCCAGCTCGTCGTTGCTGCGGACCAGAGGATCAGGATCGGCGTGATCGGTGTGCCGTCCAGGATGCGCACGGTGCGTTCGCTGCTCAGGATCCTGGCCAAGTTCCCTCAGATCGTTGAGGAGGTTGTGGTGATTCATTCCGCTGATGCGGATCCTGAAGACACGTTGTTTGATGCCGGCCAGTTTGAGGAGCTCCAGGAGGCCGGTCTCAAGCTGCGTTGCAGCGCGGACTTACGCACGGAATTGCCCCACCTGGATGTCACCTACATCAATGCCATTGCCTGGGTGGGCGACAGTTTCGAGGTGCATGGGTCGCAGTTTCGGTTGACCAAGGATCTGCCCTACAAAGATGGCTCGATCGTTCTGCATCCGCTGGCCCGCGGAGCCGAACTGAGCACCTGCATGGATGAAACACCTCAGAACTGGTATTTCAGCCAGGCACGGGGAGCGGTGTTTCTGCGCATGGCTCTGCTCACCTGCATGGTGGACCGGGCTGACCGGGTCATGGACGTCGTCTGA
- the ureE gene encoding urease accessory protein UreE, whose product MNDTVIVLVQRCERDGAMAGLRLPLTADERTVLRGRRQTACGREVLLQLPRHGALKPGDCLTDQAGSVRVEIAAAPEALLRVEAGSALELLQAAYHLGNRHVALELHERQLLLPDDSVLAGMLESRGLRVSRCCQPFAPESGAYAEHSHG is encoded by the coding sequence GTGAATGACACGGTGATCGTGTTGGTGCAGCGTTGTGAGCGAGACGGGGCGATGGCTGGTTTGCGGCTGCCACTGACGGCCGATGAGCGCACCGTGCTGCGGGGACGACGTCAGACGGCTTGCGGTCGCGAGGTGTTGCTGCAGCTGCCGAGGCATGGTGCTTTGAAGCCCGGGGATTGCCTGACCGATCAGGCTGGCTCCGTGCGCGTTGAGATTGCCGCCGCACCGGAAGCGTTATTGCGGGTGGAAGCGGGTTCTGCCCTGGAATTGCTGCAGGCGGCTTATCACCTGGGCAATCGCCACGTGGCTCTCGAGCTGCATGAGCGACAGCTGCTGTTGCCAGACGACTCTGTGCTGGCCGGCATGCTCGAGAGTCGGGGGCTGCGGGTGAGCCGCTGCTGCCAGCCGTTTGCTCCTGAGAGTGGTGCCTATGCGGAGCATTCCCACGGATGA
- a CDS encoding DUF1028 domain-containing protein: protein MTFSIVARDPSNGRFGVAVATCHLAVGSTVPHIRSGVGAVATQAHTNPYLGICGLERLEQSADADGVLSSLLADDPHRDQRQFHLIDSAGRTACWTGQSCGGWAGHRHHLNLSVAGNYLVGEEVLAAIEEGFLNSDPTWKLGRRLMLALQAGEAAGGDHRSETSTSAAVQVSGEAAFPLLDLRVDFRDAAVEELMRVYERSQELWVQEWRDSFTELPRLNRLMAG, encoded by the coding sequence ATGACCTTTTCGATCGTTGCCCGAGATCCAAGCAACGGCCGTTTTGGAGTAGCCGTGGCGACCTGTCACTTAGCAGTTGGATCCACTGTTCCTCACATTCGTTCTGGTGTCGGTGCTGTGGCCACGCAGGCACACACCAATCCCTATCTCGGGATCTGTGGTCTGGAACGGCTCGAACAAAGTGCCGATGCCGATGGGGTGCTCAGCAGCCTGCTTGCCGATGATCCCCACCGCGATCAGCGTCAGTTTCATCTCATTGATTCCGCAGGTCGGACAGCCTGTTGGACTGGTCAATCCTGTGGTGGCTGGGCTGGCCACCGCCATCACTTAAATCTTTCGGTGGCAGGGAATTACCTGGTCGGAGAAGAGGTGCTTGCAGCCATCGAGGAGGGATTTCTCAACAGCGACCCGACATGGAAATTGGGTAGGCGATTGATGTTGGCTCTACAGGCAGGTGAAGCCGCAGGCGGTGACCATCGTTCTGAAACATCCACATCGGCTGCGGTTCAGGTCAGTGGTGAAGCCGCCTTTCCACTTTTGGATTTACGCGTCGACTTTCGTGATGCTGCTGTCGAAGAATTGATGCGTGTGTACGAACGCAGCCAAGAGCTTTGGGTTCAAGAGTGGCGTGATTCGTTCACCGAGCTGCCACGCTTGAACCGTTTGATGGCTGGATAG
- a CDS encoding Zn-dependent hydrolase, giving the protein MPQLLSNRPQVTPVEAAVRKTAVIPNRGRLLQTLDQMASIGLQADGSVCRRGFSETDVQGRDQLAAWMKESGMQVRVDTAGNLIGRLEGQDPALPVLMTGSHLDTVPTGGRFDGVLGVLAGLEVARALKDAGLQLRHSFEVVAFADEESTMVGCKGMAGTASAEPTAYATSNGEPIDVNLKRIGGHWPALASACRPDHAVAAFLELHVEQGAVLEHRGDAIGVVEGIVGQRRFSIQVEGQPNHAGTTPMTLRKDALAAASRVVLAVESIAQQHPGDPVATVGRLEVWPNAANVVPGSVSMTVDIRDLSPAVLDQLVSSLEDELERISTATGCPIRLEPQFQVEPTPASAMVMSTIASVATDLGLNWSGLPSRASHDAQEIGRRWPMGMIFVPSRDGLSHSAAEFTSDRQCVDGTAVLLETIQRLDCALT; this is encoded by the coding sequence TTGCCACAACTGCTTTCCAATCGTCCACAAGTCACTCCAGTGGAGGCGGCGGTTCGGAAAACAGCGGTGATTCCCAACCGTGGTCGTCTGCTTCAAACGCTCGATCAGATGGCCTCCATCGGCCTGCAAGCGGATGGCAGTGTTTGTCGGCGCGGTTTCAGTGAGACCGATGTGCAGGGTCGTGATCAGTTAGCGGCCTGGATGAAAGAGTCCGGCATGCAGGTTCGCGTTGATACCGCTGGCAATTTGATCGGTCGCTTGGAAGGGCAGGATCCTGCGTTGCCCGTGCTGATGACGGGCTCCCATTTGGACACGGTGCCAACCGGCGGTCGCTTTGATGGGGTGCTGGGGGTGTTGGCCGGTCTTGAGGTTGCACGAGCCCTTAAGGATGCAGGCCTTCAGTTACGCCATTCCTTTGAGGTGGTCGCATTTGCCGACGAAGAGTCGACGATGGTTGGCTGCAAGGGCATGGCTGGAACGGCGTCTGCGGAGCCGACGGCCTATGCCACCAGCAATGGTGAGCCGATTGACGTCAATCTGAAGCGTATTGGTGGGCACTGGCCTGCATTGGCGTCTGCCTGTCGCCCGGATCATGCGGTTGCTGCTTTTCTGGAGTTGCACGTCGAGCAGGGGGCTGTTCTGGAGCATCGTGGTGACGCCATTGGTGTTGTTGAGGGCATCGTTGGTCAGCGGCGTTTCTCCATTCAGGTGGAGGGTCAGCCCAACCATGCCGGCACGACGCCGATGACCTTGCGCAAGGACGCCTTGGCTGCAGCGTCCAGAGTTGTGCTCGCGGTGGAGTCCATCGCCCAACAGCATCCAGGAGATCCTGTGGCGACGGTGGGTCGACTGGAGGTTTGGCCCAATGCCGCCAACGTGGTGCCCGGTTCCGTTTCGATGACGGTGGACATTAGGGATCTCAGCCCAGCTGTGCTGGATCAATTGGTCTCCAGCCTGGAGGATGAGCTGGAACGGATCTCCACAGCGACGGGATGCCCGATTCGCTTGGAGCCCCAGTTCCAGGTGGAGCCGACTCCTGCTTCTGCCATGGTGATGTCAACGATCGCGTCCGTGGCGACGGATCTCGGCTTGAACTGGAGCGGCCTTCCGAGTCGCGCCAGCCACGATGCCCAAGAGATTGGCCGTCGCTGGCCGATGGGCATGATTTTTGTTCCCAGTCGAGATGGTCTCAGCCATTCAGCGGCTGAATTCACCAGTGACCGCCAGTGTGTGGATGGCACGGCCGTCTTGCTGGAAACCATTCAGCGGCTCGATTGTGCGCTGACATGA
- a CDS encoding type 1 glutamine amidotransferase → MVQHVDHEGPDLIGRLASQQGLTIRTVRPDRGDALPAPSDCPDCLALVLGGPMGVNDRHSAGLNWLQTELDWLAAWHQAEKPVIGICLGAQLLAVAAGGSVEALQVGEPPHPLKEVGLGAIHWLVGADAEPLLEDLGTSTTVLHWHGDRIRLPEQATLLGSSLHCAEQVFRIGRHALGLQCHLEVSTASLEQWITQDEAYLVSAMGTQGPAQIKRVWQRVGNDLQIQGSRFFAAALRQLLPLTTKRS, encoded by the coding sequence GTGGTCCAACATGTGGACCACGAAGGGCCTGATCTGATCGGCCGTTTGGCAAGTCAACAAGGCCTCACCATTCGAACCGTGCGTCCGGACCGGGGCGATGCGCTGCCCGCACCGAGCGATTGTCCGGACTGCCTGGCTCTGGTGCTGGGGGGACCGATGGGAGTCAACGATCGACACAGCGCAGGATTGAATTGGCTGCAAACGGAACTCGATTGGCTGGCGGCGTGGCACCAAGCTGAAAAGCCGGTCATCGGCATCTGCCTGGGAGCACAGCTCCTGGCCGTCGCCGCAGGCGGTTCAGTCGAGGCACTGCAGGTAGGTGAACCACCTCACCCCCTAAAAGAAGTGGGACTCGGGGCGATTCACTGGCTGGTGGGAGCCGACGCCGAACCGTTGCTGGAAGACTTGGGCACAAGCACCACGGTGCTGCACTGGCACGGCGACCGCATTCGTCTTCCCGAACAGGCCACACTGCTGGGGTCCTCGCTGCACTGTGCGGAACAGGTGTTTCGGATCGGTCGCCACGCCCTGGGCCTGCAATGCCATCTCGAGGTGAGCACGGCGTCACTCGAGCAATGGATCACACAAGACGAGGCCTATTTGGTGAGCGCCATGGGCACGCAAGGCCCTGCGCAGATCAAGCGAGTGTGGCAACGCGTGGGGAACGACCTGCAAATCCAAGGCTCACGCTTCTTCGCAGCCGCTCTGCGGCAGTTGCTACCGCTCACAACAAAAAGAAGCTGA
- a CDS encoding urease subunit gamma codes for MHLSPQEKDKLLIVTAALLAERRLNRGLKLNHPEAVAWLSFLVLEGARDGKSVAELMQDGTTWLRQDQVMEGVPELVHEVQIEAVFPDGTKLVTLHDPIR; via the coding sequence ATGCATCTCAGTCCCCAGGAAAAGGACAAGCTCCTGATCGTGACCGCAGCCCTGCTGGCCGAGCGGCGTTTGAACCGCGGCCTCAAGCTCAACCACCCCGAAGCGGTGGCCTGGCTCAGCTTTCTCGTGCTGGAAGGCGCCCGTGATGGCAAGAGCGTGGCGGAGCTCATGCAGGACGGCACCACCTGGCTGCGTCAGGACCAGGTGATGGAGGGCGTGCCCGAGCTCGTCCATGAGGTGCAGATCGAGGCCGTGTTCCCCGATGGCACCAAGCTCGTCACCCTGCACGATCCGATTCGCTGA
- the asnB gene encoding asparagine synthase (glutamine-hydrolyzing): MCGIGGVFNADRDQTVDRQLLVNMAAIQSHRGPDGFGVECLDQAGVGFCHARLSIIDLNESRARQPFLTDDGEVLMAHNGEFYDFQRIRADLTAQGVRFSSKSDSEILLRLYQRQGLNATLPLLRGEFAFALFDREEDCLYLVRDRFGIKPQYWAMTSEGLVFGSELKVLFAHPAVERRFTSEGLFHQLMQTMVPGTTAFAGVHQVKPGHVLKVQRAQGQLEVSEWSYWDLNFPRKDERDQSLSEADHVAAVRAALLEAVELRMVADVPVGCYLSGGIDSCSILGLASAVSQSPVRAFTIGFDDARYDESPIAQEMAEATGAEQDVMRLSGRELYGFMERTIWHTERTIYNTLAVAKFLMSRHVNNVDYKVVMTGEGSDELFGGYPAFRRDMFLHGLDDLPQEERSNWELLLQQSNALVQGAMLAADQVDDPALEAVVGFTPSCLQPWLACAPLVPALLAEPRRQALEGYSPGQAIAAQLDPDQLEGRHALDKAQYVWIKTMLEGQILTWGGDRVDMANSMEARPAFLDHHLAAAAVQVPPELRIKGKTEKYVLREAMAGLLPEVLYKREKFAFMAPPAHTEPEKWAQMKQLADDYLSDEAIDAAGLLSKEGVRALFDRHDDPQTTDSERVQMDAVINHLLGVQMLHRMFVAADVPAQAREEAERLGWRVLMPV; this comes from the coding sequence ATGTGCGGCATCGGAGGTGTGTTCAACGCTGATCGTGACCAGACGGTCGATCGGCAGCTGCTGGTCAACATGGCAGCGATCCAGTCCCATCGCGGGCCGGATGGATTCGGGGTGGAGTGTCTCGATCAGGCCGGGGTTGGCTTCTGCCATGCCCGTCTGTCGATCATTGATCTGAACGAGTCAAGGGCGCGGCAGCCCTTTCTCACCGATGACGGTGAGGTGTTGATGGCCCACAACGGTGAGTTCTATGACTTCCAGCGCATTCGCGCCGATCTCACCGCTCAGGGAGTTCGCTTCAGCAGCAAGAGCGATTCCGAGATTCTGTTGCGGCTGTATCAGCGTCAAGGCTTGAACGCGACCCTGCCCTTGTTACGCGGGGAGTTCGCCTTCGCGTTATTTGATCGCGAAGAGGATTGTCTGTATCTGGTGCGGGATCGTTTCGGGATCAAGCCCCAGTACTGGGCGATGACCTCCGAGGGACTGGTGTTCGGTTCGGAGCTCAAGGTGTTGTTTGCCCATCCTGCGGTGGAGCGGCGTTTCACCTCAGAAGGATTGTTCCATCAGCTGATGCAGACGATGGTGCCTGGCACCACCGCGTTTGCAGGGGTTCATCAGGTGAAGCCGGGGCATGTGCTGAAGGTGCAGCGTGCCCAAGGTCAGCTCGAGGTGTCCGAGTGGTCGTACTGGGATCTGAATTTCCCGCGCAAAGATGAGCGCGATCAAAGCCTGAGCGAAGCGGATCACGTGGCGGCCGTTCGCGCAGCGCTGTTGGAAGCGGTGGAACTGCGCATGGTCGCTGACGTGCCGGTGGGTTGCTACCTGTCCGGAGGGATCGACAGTTGCTCGATCCTTGGTCTGGCCTCTGCGGTGAGTCAGTCCCCGGTGCGGGCCTTCACCATCGGTTTTGATGATGCCCGATATGACGAATCACCGATCGCCCAGGAAATGGCGGAAGCCACGGGAGCGGAACAGGATGTGATGCGCCTGTCAGGGCGAGAGCTCTATGGATTCATGGAGCGCACGATCTGGCATACGGAGCGCACGATCTACAACACCCTGGCGGTGGCCAAATTTCTGATGAGTCGCCACGTCAACAACGTGGACTACAAGGTGGTGATGACGGGTGAAGGCTCCGACGAGTTGTTCGGCGGCTACCCCGCGTTTCGCCGCGACATGTTTCTGCACGGTCTTGATGATCTTCCGCAGGAGGAACGCAGCAATTGGGAGTTGCTGTTGCAGCAGTCGAATGCTCTGGTGCAGGGAGCGATGTTGGCAGCCGATCAAGTGGATGATCCTGCTCTGGAGGCCGTGGTGGGTTTCACTCCGAGTTGCCTGCAACCCTGGCTTGCCTGTGCTCCGCTCGTTCCGGCATTGCTGGCGGAGCCTCGCCGCCAGGCGCTTGAGGGCTACTCGCCTGGCCAGGCGATTGCCGCACAGCTTGACCCCGATCAGCTGGAGGGTCGCCACGCTTTGGACAAGGCCCAGTACGTCTGGATCAAGACCATGCTGGAGGGCCAGATCCTCACCTGGGGTGGCGACCGGGTCGACATGGCCAATTCCATGGAGGCCCGTCCGGCATTCCTGGATCACCATCTCGCCGCCGCAGCGGTGCAGGTTCCACCGGAATTGCGGATCAAAGGCAAAACAGAGAAATACGTGTTGCGGGAAGCGATGGCTGGGCTGCTTCCAGAGGTGCTCTACAAGCGTGAGAAGTTTGCCTTCATGGCGCCACCCGCCCACACCGAGCCGGAGAAGTGGGCGCAGATGAAACAGCTGGCGGACGACTATCTCAGTGATGAAGCGATTGATGCCGCTGGACTCTTGAGTAAAGAGGGTGTGCGGGCTCTCTTTGATCGCCATGACGACCCGCAGACCACGGATTCTGAACGTGTTCAGATGGATGCTGTGATCAACCATCTGCTGGGGGTGCAGATGTTGCATCGCATGTTCGTGGCTGCTGATGTCCCTGCTCAGGCCCGTGAGGAAGCGGAGCGGTTGGGCTGGCGCGTGTTGATGCCCGTTTGA
- the ureC gene encoding urease subunit alpha: MPYRISRQAYAETYGPTTGDRVRLADTELILEVEKDYTVYGDEVKFGGGKVIRDGMGQSQTPRAEGAVDTVITNALILDWWGIVKADVGLKDGRIVGIGKAGNPDTQEGVTIVVGPGTEAIAGEGHILTAGGIDTHIHFICPQQIETALASGVTTLMGGGTGPATGTNATTCTPGAFHIGRMLQAAEGLPVNLGFFGKGNASTPEALEEQVRAGACGLKLHEDWGTTPATIDACLSVADRMDVQVCIHTDTLNEAGFVEDTIAAIKGRTIHTFHTEGAGGGHAPDIIKICGEANVLPSSTNPTRPYTRNTLEEHLDMLMVCHHLDPKIPEDVAFAESRIRRETIAAEDILHDLGAFSIIASDSQAMGRVGEVITRTFQTAHKMKVQRGALPEDSARNDNHRLKRYIAKVTINPALAHGISSEVGSIETGKLADLVLWKPGFFGIRPELVVKGGSIVWAQMGDANASIPTPGPVHGRPMFGAFGKALAPSCLTFVSEAGMDADIQRQLGLERTCMAVKETRSVGKSALKLNSALPKVSVDPQTYEVFADGELLTCEPAEVLPLAQRYLLL, encoded by the coding sequence ATGCCCTACCGCATCTCCCGCCAGGCCTACGCCGAGACCTACGGACCCACCACCGGCGACAGGGTTCGCCTAGCCGACACCGAGCTGATCCTGGAAGTCGAGAAGGACTACACCGTCTACGGCGATGAGGTGAAGTTCGGCGGCGGCAAGGTGATCCGCGACGGCATGGGCCAATCCCAGACCCCTCGCGCCGAGGGCGCCGTCGACACGGTGATCACCAACGCCCTGATCCTCGACTGGTGGGGCATCGTCAAAGCCGATGTCGGCCTCAAGGACGGCCGCATCGTCGGCATCGGCAAAGCCGGCAACCCCGACACCCAGGAAGGGGTGACGATCGTGGTGGGCCCAGGCACGGAAGCCATCGCTGGGGAAGGGCACATCCTCACGGCCGGTGGCATCGACACCCACATCCACTTCATCTGCCCCCAGCAGATCGAAACGGCCCTGGCCAGCGGCGTCACCACCCTGATGGGCGGCGGCACCGGACCGGCCACCGGCACCAATGCCACCACCTGCACCCCTGGCGCCTTCCACATCGGGCGGATGCTCCAGGCCGCTGAAGGCCTGCCGGTGAACCTGGGCTTTTTCGGCAAGGGCAACGCCAGCACCCCGGAAGCGCTGGAAGAACAGGTGCGTGCCGGCGCCTGCGGCCTGAAGCTGCACGAAGACTGGGGCACCACCCCCGCCACCATCGATGCTTGCCTGTCGGTGGCCGACCGGATGGACGTGCAGGTCTGCATCCACACCGACACCTTGAATGAAGCCGGCTTCGTGGAAGACACGATCGCCGCCATCAAGGGACGCACGATTCACACCTTCCACACCGAAGGCGCCGGCGGTGGCCATGCCCCAGACATCATCAAGATCTGCGGTGAAGCCAACGTGCTGCCGAGCAGCACCAATCCCACCCGGCCCTACACCCGCAACACGCTCGAAGAGCACCTCGACATGTTGATGGTGTGCCACCACCTCGACCCGAAGATCCCCGAAGACGTGGCCTTCGCGGAATCGCGGATCCGGCGCGAAACGATCGCCGCCGAAGACATCCTTCACGACCTAGGCGCCTTCTCAATCATTGCCAGCGACTCCCAGGCCATGGGCCGCGTCGGCGAGGTGATCACCCGCACCTTCCAGACCGCCCACAAGATGAAGGTGCAGCGCGGTGCCCTGCCGGAAGACTCCGCTCGCAACGACAACCACCGGCTGAAGCGCTACATCGCCAAGGTGACGATCAACCCGGCATTGGCCCACGGCATCAGCAGCGAAGTGGGGTCGATCGAAACCGGCAAGCTCGCTGATCTGGTGCTGTGGAAGCCGGGCTTCTTCGGCATTCGCCCGGAACTGGTGGTGAAGGGCGGTTCGATCGTCTGGGCCCAGATGGGCGACGCCAACGCCTCGATTCCCACCCCCGGCCCGGTGCACGGCCGACCGATGTTCGGCGCCTTCGGCAAAGCCCTCGCCCCCAGCTGTCTCACCTTTGTGAGCGAAGCGGGGATGGATGCCGACATCCAACGTCAGCTGGGGCTGGAGCGCACCTGCATGGCGGTGAAAGAGACCCGCAGCGTGGGCAAGAGCGCCCTCAAGCTGAATTCAGCCCTGCCCAAGGTGAGTGTGGACCCGCAGACCTATGAGGTATTTGCCGATGGTGAACTGCTCACCTGTGAGCCCGCCGAGGTGCTGCCCCTCGCCCAGCGCTACCTGCTGCTTTGA
- a CDS encoding urease accessory protein UreD, with protein sequence MRGLEPWHGSCHLQFQLDQLGRTRHQGGCSAPFKLMRAEIGGDGRCDIPLLHTAGGLVGGDRLSIDLHLSEHSRGLVTSVAAQKVYGSIGLSRIQPQGSWAEQTVKAELSDHADLEWLPQELVLYANALYAQSLRVSLPDNASFLSAEIVRLGRTAAGEQLDQGRWRSSLEIQRCSPAGRRWELVDRIELGGDSLSDSHGMGGAPVYGSLAWAAPLSLEPEQIQNLLDGARADREGLEGTMRCSALAQGLVARYKGHSSRDARFWFSRIWARTRRLRTLSQPEIPRVWPLQELPLRRSESTLNTAPTPAETH encoded by the coding sequence ATGAGAGGTCTTGAGCCCTGGCACGGAAGTTGCCACCTGCAATTTCAGCTGGATCAGCTCGGCCGCACCCGACACCAGGGGGGCTGCAGTGCGCCTTTCAAACTGATGCGTGCCGAAATCGGCGGCGATGGCCGCTGCGACATCCCCCTGCTGCACACGGCCGGAGGGCTTGTTGGGGGTGACCGCCTCAGCATCGATCTGCATCTTTCAGAACACAGCCGCGGCCTGGTGACCAGCGTGGCTGCGCAGAAGGTGTATGGCTCGATCGGCCTCAGCCGCATCCAGCCCCAAGGCTCCTGGGCAGAACAAACCGTGAAGGCAGAGCTCAGTGACCACGCGGATCTGGAGTGGCTCCCCCAGGAACTGGTGCTCTACGCCAACGCGCTCTACGCACAAAGCCTGCGCGTGAGCTTGCCTGACAACGCCTCGTTCCTCAGCGCCGAAATTGTGCGACTGGGCCGCACCGCTGCCGGCGAACAACTTGACCAGGGGCGTTGGCGCTCCAGCCTGGAGATTCAGCGTTGTAGCCCTGCAGGACGTCGCTGGGAGCTCGTGGACCGAATCGAACTGGGAGGCGACAGCCTGAGTGACAGTCACGGCATGGGCGGAGCCCCGGTGTACGGATCGCTGGCGTGGGCCGCCCCGCTCAGCCTGGAACCGGAGCAGATCCAAAACCTGCTGGACGGAGCAAGGGCTGATCGTGAAGGACTGGAGGGCACGATGCGCTGCAGCGCGCTGGCACAAGGACTGGTGGCTCGCTACAAGGGTCACTCCAGCCGCGATGCCCGCTTCTGGTTCAGCAGGATCTGGGCCCGCACCCGCCGTTTGCGGACCCTGAGTCAACCCGAGATTCCACGGGTTTGGCCCTTGCAGGAACTGCCCTTGCGGCGATCAGAGTCCACACTGAACACTGCGCCGACGCCGGCGGAGACACACTGA
- a CDS encoding urease subunit beta — protein MAPLIPGELLPEPGELELNAGRPVTTLSVSNSGDRPVQVGSHFHFAEANAALQFDRTAARGQRLDIPAGTAIRFEPGDSRDVNLIPFAGARRVIGFNGQINGPLDA, from the coding sequence ATGGCACCTCTCATTCCAGGCGAACTGCTTCCCGAACCGGGTGAACTGGAGCTGAATGCAGGCCGACCCGTCACCACACTGAGCGTCTCCAACAGCGGCGACCGGCCGGTGCAGGTGGGCTCCCATTTCCATTTCGCCGAAGCCAATGCCGCCCTGCAGTTCGACCGGACCGCAGCCCGCGGTCAACGGCTCGACATCCCCGCCGGCACCGCCATCCGCTTCGAACCCGGCGACAGCCGCGACGTGAACCTGATTCCCTTCGCCGGTGCGCGACGCGTCATCGGCTTCAACGGCCAGATCAACGGACCCCTCGACGCCTGA
- a CDS encoding DUF4278 domain-containing protein: MSTLLYRGHTYSPNHCAAQKPVIQLTYRRNVYQSRQTSPQRIPVELIYRGVQYTR; encoded by the coding sequence ATGAGCACACTCCTCTATCGCGGACACACCTACAGCCCTAATCACTGCGCCGCACAAAAGCCGGTGATTCAGCTGACGTACCGCCGCAATGTGTATCAGTCACGGCAGACATCTCCTCAAAGGATTCCCGTGGAGTTGATTTATCGCGGTGTTCAGTACACACGCTGA